A region of the Vigna unguiculata cultivar IT97K-499-35 chromosome 9, ASM411807v1, whole genome shotgun sequence genome:
atacTCCAGAGATTAAATTACGTTCAACTTACATCTTAAATTTATACTTAGACCTATTTTTGAGGATACaaaacattgaaaaaataaagaatactataaaataaataacgaTAAATAAcctcatttaaaattaaaatatcaaaatcaaaacctTAAAATATTAAGTAGTTCAAATGTTTAGTGCTTTACACAAACGGGTGGAGCTGCTACAATAGTTCATTAACAAATTTGAGATGTACTATcaacattataattttttccttaAACCAAGTACTATCTCAAATCCTTGTTCCTTAAGTAAAGTCTGTGACATTACGTGGAACCGTTATCTTATCcaaataacatgtctttgggTAAAGTATTTCAAACTCTCTAGAAAAATGAATTATCCTCTCAAAATGACTTATGCAAACATAATTTGGAATTTTTATTGAACATCACGACAAGGTGAAATATCTTACAAGAGAACTTTGATCTAAGAACTCTTGAGCCAACATGGGAACAATGATGAACCAGGAAAAGGTCCTAACAACTTGTACTATGAAACTAGAACATGGCATGATTATTTTGGTCTCATTAAGTTCATACAAGACTCTGGGTATCAAATTTCATAGTGAGTAATGCGGATGACATCCTCTGATCGAGAAGGTGGATGAGTCTTGTTCCTCATTCTCAAATCCTGAtactctttatataggaatccTATATACTTTGGTGGCAGACCAATGTCTTTGGTAAATTGTGATAATGGTTCGATCCACTTGTCTCCTCTTATGTTATGAAAGAACACGTAAGAGTACTTGTTTCGTTCttttgttctcacaactttgtgAGTTGCACTCTTGAACTTTTTGTTACTCAACACCTTTCAAATGTCAACAAAATCAGTTAGATCCAAAGAtcaaatgattatatttatatgttaccATATCCCATGTTTCCAAGTTTTAATTTCTATGACACATGGATTAtattgagacttttcacatccaacAATGACACCGTGACACTATTACTGTCACATCACTTTATCTCTACCACATGGCACAACgtcgtggcaattttttttttgaattataaaagaattaaaaattaaaaaatcacgtGCTGACACATGCCACATAGTTAACACCGTTAGTGTCCTACTAACGAGAAGGACTTAATTGTaactaattttccaaaataaagactcaattgagtgaaataaaaagaaaaaaacatacttgagattttattataacaataaaaacttcTGAAATAATTTAACCTTTGAAATAGAATTTTATCTTTCGAAgacttttatcttaaaatacattccaaagaaagaatgaatatttaaaacattaaactttaaatattcattttttttttcttcgatcCTTTCGgtatcttttaaagaaaaagtcATGAAAGAACTTTAGATTTCAAAACGGTCTATATATCGTATACATTATTCaccttattttaatattttgaaagaaacaCGTGTGTAGACTGGTTCATCTTCTCTGCTAGACTGAAATCTTGGCTGGTTAAGAATGATGTTAAAAAGATGCAAACTATAGACCAGAATTTGGTGCATTTGAAAACATATATAGTTACCTGCAAAACATCACCAACATTGACCACAATAGTGCCCTCAGCAGGAACAACAGGGATCCACTCTCCATTCTTACGAACTTGCAGGCCTCCAACTCCATCCTGAATAACTAAGGTAACGGAGTTAGCATCCTGATGCTCCCCGATTCCATTATTCTCACCGTCAGAAGCTGGCAAGTAACGCAATGCCACCATGAAATCCCAACTCCTATCATCATTCAATTCCTTCAACAAGTTGGTAGGAAGACCCAAACAATCGTTTATAATGCTCTCCAACAACATACCCACCTTGCTCATTTGCACAAACAGTTCTTCAAGCACTCCCCTACCACATTTCACACACAATTTACATTTCCCAGACACAGATTCAGAATATTCAACGAGTGActgatatgataaaaaaaacctTACTGATGAGaagaatgaatttttattatatgtgtAATAAATAAGGAGTGATGAGATTAAGAAAAGTGATTGAATTAACCTGAAGCGAGGAGGGTTTTGAGGGAAGATATTGAAGTTAGATTGTGGAGGGAAAAGCAGGAAGtactcattttatatttaatattttatttaatactcatcaataaaaattaaaaaacaattcaataataaaataaatatattttaatttttaaaaatataaataaacaaaagaaagtttaaattaacaaaaaaatcaaaaaaaaaatagggttgaacatctaaaattatataaaaagaaacaattaaaatatcaattttgaataGAGactttaaaaattctaaaatctttgttttgtataaaaaaattatagtttaaaaggatattttgtcttaaaaaaatttgtaatatgcatttatactatttatactattttaattaatatatttaattatttcagttttcaatataaaaaatataaaaattatagtacCAATGCACATTAATGATTCTTTAACCAATACCCTTAAGACATTGGTTagcattctttttttattacttaGTTATTACAATGTCTTCTAACTTTGTTAATTACAACACAAGgacttaattaattaagtttcaaacctttcataaatttagttatttaaataacgAGATTGTCATGTTTACTCATTCCTACGTTATCATTTatgacataaaaaataacataataaccaaaaggcttaaataccttttggtcctcatttttgtaatgtttgttgtatatgatcctcattttgacagaatgtttaaaatggtccttatttttaccgaatgtttaaaatgatcaccattttcgcaattcgtgttttatttggtcttttttGTGACgacatttaaatcattaacggaacattgtataggtggcacgatttgtattagggtgtgttacgtaccacctgtacaatgctccgttaataatttaaacggcgtcatagaaaatgaccaaataaaacacgaattgcaaaaatgaagaccattttaaacattcggtacaaatgaggatcatccacaacaaacaccatgaaaatgaggacaaaaagatatttaaacctaaccaaaaataCTCAAATATGCAACGAAAAAAACTCTTCGATTCTTCAAAAATCTATAAGAATAACGGTACAGAGAATGACAATAATAATAGCAAAAGAAAGACAACTTgtgagaagaaaaatattaaggaCACAAATCACTCGATCAACCtccactaaaataaaatatagatataatttaaaatatttttaaattgcataatctaaaattttagatGGTAGAATCAACAGGCAAAAGATAACTTCAGGATTctgaaataaaaaagacaaaatttgaaacaaaatacGAGGGTGCTGGAAAAAGTTACGGAGGTGTAGGATGAAACTCCCCTCACCAAAAATTCATCACCCTCTGATTGCTTGAATTTGCCAACAAAGTCAATGTTTACAAATTTGGTCAGAAATACCCTTACAGTAGTAACATTTTAATTTACGTAATATAACATTAATAACAACTTAGACAAAGATAACTTACTAACAGCTTCATTGttcatctttttttctttcgttCCGACTTTGACTCCCTTATTCCAATAAAGCCTTAGACACAAGaattagatatttatttataaagtaataataataaatgaaaataataatttaattaaatgaagcGTGAATAATTAAATTCGctttaacatgtttttaattagataataaacagattaatatattactttatCCCGTATCAGTCAGTACTTCATTTATTAACATCCCGTGAACATCAACTCTTAAAATGTGGATATTGTGATGCTGTTTCATTGGAACCCATCTTTAACGATTTCTTGGAAGCCTCAAATTTCGGAAccgtaaaaataacaaaatgtaGATTTCATTCATGGAATGCCAGAATTTACGACAACTGgtttgataaaattataataatagtcaCTGTATTTTCATATTCCATTTACGTGGCCTACGGCATTTAGTGACGTTAAAAATTGGAATTGAAAACCTCGTAGCTTTTAAGTTTTCATCAGTACTGTGttgattcaaaaatatataatgtacaTGGAACTTTTTAAAAacgtattttatttaaaaataaaacaatgtacAGTTTTAAAGCTAGTAAGAGAAAGATGACCACCATTCTCAAGCAAACAATAATGTACTAGGAAAACAGTACCTCAAAAGTAGCCCAGGACGCCAAATGTTACTGCCTCTAATTTAAACTGGAAAAAGTCTCATCAGATTCAGTAGAACACGTGATAACACACTCAAATGTGACTCATGCAAGTAATTAAATAGATTGGATAACACTGAAATAGTAATTGAACATTTGCCTAGGTGTCGTTTctcatttgtaaaattggttcCATACTCCTGCACCCTAAGAAAATACCGAACTCAAACTGCTATACAATAAATGCTGCAACTTGACTAGGAAATCCCACAAGAAAGGTTTATAAAAAAACCGATATAACATTAGTATATGAAAAGTGCACAAGGGATTAAACCAGAAATAACTCCATAGGACAATAAATAAGACTATAGTCAGAGAGAACCAATAACTAGCCTTGGTAGCTTCACCTGCCGAGATAAGTTGATAACCACAAAGGGTGGCCATATGATCATCCCCTAAAGAACGCTTACATACTCCTACAACGCAAAAAAAGGTAATATGACCATAATGTATTTTTCATTCGTCCTCATCTTCCTCCCcctcatcttcatcatcttcaccCTCATCATCATCTTCAGAGTCACCGTGATCCTTCCCCTGCTGACAGggaaatatacattttataatacACCATATATAGCTGTATATACTATCTCAAAAGTAGTAAAGTAATTATAAACACAAAACCCAAAGGGAATAAAGCAATGGATATGAGCAGCAAGACTAATAACTTTCTTGGTAAAGCAATTGTCT
Encoded here:
- the LOC114164443 gene encoding scopoletin 8-hydroxylase-like, with translation MSKVGMLLESIINDCLGLPTNLLKELNDDRSWDFMVALRYLPASDGENNGIGEHQDANSVTLVIQDGVGGLQVRKNGEWIPVVPAEGTIVVNVGDVLQVLSNKKFKSATHKVVRTKERNKYSYVFFHNIRGDKWIEPLSQFTKDIGLPPKYIGFLYKEYQDLRMRNKTHPPSRSEDVIRITHYEI